In Silene latifolia isolate original U9 population chromosome X, ASM4854445v1, whole genome shotgun sequence, the following proteins share a genomic window:
- the LOC141620731 gene encoding uncharacterized protein LOC141620731 — protein MSDRQKGILEAFNIATPKADIRYCVRYIWANFKLQFTGTTFKDSFWKATRAGTKAEFDFQMQGIKFLSDRAYTYLSQIGDHHWSRYAFNTNCKSNMLLNNMCEVFNHVLRECRDKPILTQMEWMRRYLMKRHYEKREGVRTYEGRVMPYVDKFLIWALKEADYCDVYASSNEKFEVEYMSKQYVVDLTAHTCSCFHWQLCGLPCQHAMASINHQRANYEDFVDEAYTREKYMQCYGLPIPPMPDITQWEKVDLAEPLPPPIRKLPGRPSHKKRRKEAGEGTSGQVPKKPRLQRTCRKCGQLGHNVKTCKNSEQAASVQSTRPNSEWTQRYRAQVEARKAKKQHDAEVLAMIAGGSQASQQQSQPNISQPSQPSQQQNQPQSQALRQRKVTKKRVNKN, from the exons ATGTCAGACAGACAGAAGGGTATATTGGAGGCTTTCAATATTGCAACTCCTAAAGCAGATATCAGGTATTGTGTAAGATATATCTGGGCAAACTTCAAGCTCCAATTCACAGGAACAACATTCAAAGACTCATTTTGGAAGGCTACTAGAGCAGGTACAAAG GCTGAGTTTGATTTTCAGATGCAAGGAATCAAATTTCTTAGTGATAGGGCATACACCTATTTGTCTCAGATTGGAGACCATCATTGGAGTAGGTATGCCTTCAACACCAACTGCAAGTCAAACATGTTACTAAATAACATGTGTGAAGTCTTTAATCATGTTTTAAGGGAGTGTAGAGACAAGCCAATATTAACTCAGATGGAGTGGATGAGACGGTATCTGATGAAGAGACACTATGAGAAGAGGGAAGGGGTGAGAACTTATGAAGGTAGGGTGATGCCTTATGTGGATAAGTTCTTAATATGGGCTCTTAAAGAAGCAGATTATTGTGATGTTTATGCTTCAAGTAATGAGAAATTTGAAGTTGAGTATATGAGCAAACAATATGTTGTTGATTTGACAGCACACACTTGTAGTTGTTTCCACTGGCAGTTGTGTGGCCTTCCATGCCAACATGCCATGGCTTCTATCAATCATCAAAGGGCTAACTATGAAGACTTTGTGGATGAGGCTTACACAAGAGAGAAGTACATGCAATGTTATGGCTTACCTATACCACCAATGCCTGATATAACTCAGTGGGAGAAGGTGGATCTTGCTGAGCCTTTACCACCGCCTATTAGAAAACTGCCAGGCAGACCAAGCCATAAAAAGAGGAGGAAGGAAGCTGGTGAGGGAACCAGTGGGCAGGTGCCTAAGAAGCCAAGGCTACAAAGGACATGTAGAAAATGTGGCCAGCTAGGGCACAATGTGAAAACATGCAAGAACTCAGAACAGGCTGCTTCTGTACAATCAACTAGACCAAACTCTGAATGGACACAAAGGTATAGAGCTCAAGTTGAAGCGAGAAAGGCAAAGAAACAGCATGATGCTGAGGTGCTTGCCATGATTGCTGGAGGAAGCCAAGCAAGTCAGCAGCAAAGCCAACCCAACATCAGCCAACCAAGTCAACCAAGTCAGCAACAAAATCAACCTCAGAGCCAGGCATTAAGGCAGAGAAAGGTCACCAAGAAGAGGGTCAACAAGAATTAG